The Hypanus sabinus isolate sHypSab1 chromosome 1, sHypSab1.hap1, whole genome shotgun sequence genome contains a region encoding:
- the spice1 gene encoding spindle and centriole-associated protein 1, translating into MSFVRSSRPVHRQPAGKSRKKGKLAPKKQWDSTINDLSVHRADAEELARRREARVSRNRDAAQWELRQRAAASGGQRRQRPAMAELLLEQWRLRDVLARSDRALAVLRDPFGDAPRLQTGFPNVTVAPGCDQFPAAQLIAQQGEPPTQLSLLSESVMDSQALNEASYCKEPEADNSLSAQHQAGVYPLEPKTPESLRRRPQTSPTWTPTGASGLNATAAIQRVKSRLESRAESDADASDTSPTQTTRVIHQVLHPTSRNSQNGISKGKACDASTERLENKRPESRQMNLEALQEMIEGIDKELVELDCQKEGEVTSWLPKNGRGLTGFTFSLVSLISRLTHSLKVYRIQQMQDKENHQQLLEKANNQQALIDALTSEFLTVQNKFVSLQANLQQYVIKTDEELQSLKQMLRRSPKAETNKPRQPTAHPVQQESLYSCACSKNQGNVQSSALPNDDERLLKGLNQKQPCVYYQYKGNQLENARKGHSLPEHPFGPAVLLSPPRQRNSQIGTGSQTTINLCQDSPLSSSVCKESNNPSQILKEASGVPQGETDIVRHLAAQNQVPDCLGLAQQLKIHEPISEHKNFSLTSAVTSLPCMQTGTVDDTAKHDLRKIENNIEPEDSQNSSMNNWLKHEAMLAQITELQLQNSALKAQLGQFKTGKLSEPAPQIGKIIPSTCESLQQRIAELNHQSAEARSKLLHLIEQQRQIFSESVSPAISPIPPEGTTTGTGSKTLEVLIPLPSELDFSVGSTPSPASTINRNRSVDNTSTASSIYHFNKGDGNKTPITQGTKPERLKEEGWFALSTHTT; encoded by the coding sequence ATGTCGTTCGTCCGTTCTAGCCGCCCGGTCCACCGGCAGCCAGCTGGCAAGAGCCGCAAGAAGGGGAAGCTGGCCCCCAAAAAGCAGTGGGACAGCACCATCAATGACTTGAGTGTTCACCGGGCCGACGCAGAAGAGCTGGCGCGGCGCCGCGAAGCTCGGGTGTCCCGGAACCGGGACGCCGCGCAGTGGGAGCTCCGGCAGCGGGCCGCGGCGAGCGGCGGGCAGAGGCGGCAGCGGCCGGCGATGGCCGAGTTGTTGCTTGAGCAGTGGCGGCTGCGCGACGTGCTGGCTCGGTCCGACCGCGCTCTGGCCGTGCTGCGGGATCCGTTCGGCGACGCCCCCCGGCTCCAGACCGGCTTCCCGAACGTCACCGTGGCCCCCGGCTGCGACCAGTTTCCTGCCGCACAGCTGATAGCGCAGCAGGGCGAGCCGCCCACTCAGCTGTCGCTGCTCAGCGAGTCGGTGATGGACTCGCAGGCTCTCAATGAAGCTTCCTATTGCAAAGAGCCGGAGGCAGACAATTCACTGTCCGCACAGCACCAGGCCGGCGTTTACCCACTGGAACCGAAAACCCCCGAATCCTTAAGGCGCCGGCCCCAGACTTCGCCCACCTGGACCCCAACTGGTGCCTCGGGTTTAAATGCAACCGCAGCCATCCAGAGAGTGAAGTCGAGGTTGGAAAGCAGAGCGGAGAGCGATGCGGATGCAAGTGACACATCCCCAACACAAACCACGAGAGTAATCCATCAAGTACTTCATCCTACTTCAAGAAACTCTCAAAACGGCATATCAAAGGGCAAAGCTTGCGATGCATCTACCGAAAGATTAGAAAACAAGAGGCCTGAGAGCAGGCAAATGAACCTGGAAGCGCTGCAGGAAATGATTGAGGGAATTGACAAGGAGTTGGTAGAATTGGACTGCCAAAAAGAAGGCGAGGTTACCAGCTGGTTGCCCAAGAACGGCCGCGGTTTGACAGGCTTCACATTCTCATTGGTAAGCTTGATCAGCAGATTGACCCATTCTTTAAAAGTGTACAGAATTCAGCAGATGCAAGACAAAGAAAACCATCAGCAACTTCTGGAAAAAGCCAATAATCAGCAAGCACTGATTGATGCATTAACATCAGAATTTCTAACAGTACAGAATAAATTTGTTTCACTACAGGCTAACCTGCAGCAATATGTAATCAAGACAGATGAAGAGCTGCAATCACTGAAACAAATGTTGCGTAGGTCTCCAAAAGCAGAAACTAATAAACCAAGACAACCCACAGCACATCCAGTACAGCAGGAGAGTTTATACAGTTGTGCTTGCTCTAAGAATCAAGGGAATGTTCAGTCAAGTGCTTTACCAAATGATGACGAGAGGCTTTTAAAAGGCCTGAACCAAAAGCAGCCCTGTGTTTATTATCAGTACAAAGGGAATCAGTTGGAGAATGCAAGGAAAGGTCACAGTTTACCTGAGCATCCATTTGGTCCTGCTGTGTTACTTTCTCCTCCAAGACAGAGGAATAGCCAAATAGGAACTGGATCACAAACCACAATTAACTTGTGTCAGGACTCCCCTCTGTCTAGCAGTGTATGTAAAGAATCAAATAATCCCTCACAGATTCTTAAAGAAGCCTCGGGTGTTCCACAAGGGGAAACTGACATTGTCAGACACTTAGCAGCACAGAACCAAGTGCCAGATTGCCTGGGCCTTGCTCAACAACTGAAGATTCATGAGCCTATCAGTGAGCATAAGAACTTCAGTCTCACTTCAGCTGTTACCAGTTTGCCATGCATGCAAACCGGAACTGTTGATGACACTGCAAAACACGATCTgagaaaaatagaaaacaataTAGAACCTGAAGACAGTCAAAATTCTTCTATGAATAATTGGCTGAAACATGAAGCAATGTTAGCTCAAATTACAGAGCTACAGTTGCAGAATTCTGCTCTCAAAGCCCAGCTTGGACAGTTCAAAACAGGTAAATTATCTGAGCCAGCACCACAAATTGGAAAGATTATTCCCAGCACTTGTGAAAGTCTTCAGCAAAGGATTGCTGAGCTCAACCATCAGAGTGCTGAAGCACGTAGCAAACTTTTGCATCTGATTGAACAGCAAAGACAGATTTTCTCTGAGTCAGTATCGCCAGCCATTTCTCCTATACCACCTGAGGGTACGACAACAGGAACTGGCAGCAAAACATTGGAAGTATTGATTCCACTGCCCAGTGAATTGGACTTTTCTGTGGGTAGCACACCTTCCCCTGCCAGTACAATTAATAGAAATAGATCAGTAGATAACACTAGTACAGCTAGTTCCATTTATCACTTCAATAAAGGTGATGGAAATAAGACACCTATTACTCAAGGAACAAAGCCAGAAAGATTGAAAGAAGAAGGTTGGTTTGCACTGTCCACTCATACCACCTGA